From the genome of Fusarium keratoplasticum isolate Fu6.1 chromosome 11, whole genome shotgun sequence, one region includes:
- a CDS encoding Glyco-transf-28 domain-containing protein, translating to MESPALERSGGDALANMPKLNIVIMGFGSRGDLEPTLEIAKVLQFHHGHRVRYVTHERHRPLVQAAGIEFYSLGRADPREMIFRRSLGAAGMRKLLPQIQDEFFEMGQRFWGACIDDPAGMPEGTEPEPFVADAIIATMTTFVHSSAAARMGIPIHLQANNPRIYSKYLPHSQAESSATSDSVVRNVLSWWLKDLAFLLMLNSGFNRLRVDTMGLETFSPIWWTSQFFRFRLACTNLWSPHLLPSPADWGDEIDTAGFVFADPEPYTPPVELTKWLQSGDEPIYVGFGSMSFPNTEQVLQAVFGGITKSGRRVIFAKGWCGIDPGLFQRDGIFIVDEIPHHWLFPRVAAVVIHMGAGTFSLALKLGKPIIMIPIAGDQPFWSHRVFQAGCSPEPIPLEGITSDLVATRVQEALSPEIGQSVKLMADKISKEEPGQFRFARSALNTFQQAYVDGRCDLLPDRVAVWKYKPSGLKLSVMAASILLIDGLIQQTDLSLIRHVELPDLKGPGDPLSGIFSGVALLGGRFLSLFKALRGLVTTQGAVELMKQVGHVAEAPVGFLHQASYGLYNLVEYLTFKLGGVHRQQFDSNLWSYSYPEMLSLLLLAPIKEISPWRNTFMTLLLSPVRFTLATANVPIGFLAFTLRLIDRRIEQSLGYRPKEDTVYNARMRQGRQEMGLAPAELHGRVVQSWRKVNGPNLAK from the exons TAGAGTTCTACTCTCTGGGACGTGCCGACCCGAGAGAGATGATATTCCGGAGAAGCCTTGGCGCAGCAGGAATGCGCAAGCTTTTGCCCCAGATTCAGGATGAGTTCTTTGAGATGGGTCAACGGTTTTGGGGGGCTTGTATTGATGATCCTGCTGGCATGCCTGAGGGGACGGAGCCGGAGCCGTTTGTTGCGGATGCCATCATTGCGACTATGACGACCTTTGTCCACAGCTCTGCTGCCGCCAGAATGGGTATTCCTATCCATCTTCAGGCGAATAATCCTCGAATATACTCAAAGTACCTGCCACATTCACAAGCGGAGAGCTCTGCGACAAGCGATTCGGTTGTCAGGAATGTGCTCTCATGGTGGTTGAAGGACCTGGC TTTTCTTCTTATGCTGAATTCTGGCTTCAACCGACTTCGTGTTGATACCATGGGCCTTGAAACATTCTCTCCCATATGGTGGACCAGCCAATTCTTTCGTTTTCGACTGGCTTGCACCAACCTTTGGTCTCCACATCTCCTCCCAAGCCCTGCCGATTGGGGTGATGAAATTGACACCGCTGGCTTCGTCTTTGCAGACCCGGAACCGTACACTCCGCCCGTTGAGTTGACCAAATGGCTCCAGAGCGGAGACGAGCCAATATATGTCGGCTTTGGGAGCATGTCATTTCCAAACACGGAACAAGTTCTCCAAGCTGTTTTTGGTGGCATCACCAAATCTGGACGTCGTGTCATCTTTGCAAAGGGCTGGTGTGGTATAGACCCTGGCCTATTTCAGAGAGATGGCATCTTTATCGTTGACGAGATACCACACCACTGGCTATTCCCTAGAGTCGCAGCCGTCGTGATTCACATGGGAGCCGGAACGTTCTCACTGGCCCTCAAGTTGGGAAAGCCCATTATCATGATTCCCATTGCTGGAGATCAGCCGTTTTGGTCCCACCGCGTGTTCCAAGCCGGGTGTAGTCCAGAGCCGATCCCTCTCGAAGGCATCACTTCAGATCTGGTCGCTACGAGAGTTCAAGAAGCACTCTCACCTGAGATTGGACAAAGTGTCAAGCTGATGGCAGACAAGATATCCAAAGAAGAGCCGGGTCAATTCAGATTTGCTAGATCTGCTTTGAACACCTTTCAACAGGCGTATGTTGATGGACGGTGCGATCTCCTGCCTGACCGTGTAGCGGTCTGGAAGTACAAGCCATCTGGGCTCAAACTGTCGGTAATGGCTGCGAGCATTCTTCTTATCGATGGCCTGATTCAGCAGACAGACCTGAGCTTGATACGACACGTCGAATTACCAGATCTTAAAGGCCCTGGAGATCCCCTCTCGGGGATTTTCAGTGGAGTCGCCCTGCTCGGGGGCCGATTTTTGTCTCTTTTCAAGGCATTACGAGGCCTGGTAACTACCCAAGGAGCCGTGGAACTGATGAAGCAAGTGGGTCATGTTGCTGAAG CACCTGTCGGTTTTCTACACCAAGCCTCTTACGGGCTTTATAACCTCGTAGAATATCTCACGTTCAAACTCGGCGGTGTTCATCGCCAACAGTTTGACAGCAACCTCTGGTCCTACTCTTATCCAGAGATGCTGTCATTGCTGCTTCTGGCGCCAATCAAAGAGATCAGTCCCTGGAGAAATACTTTCATGACGCTGCTCCTGTCACCTGTCAGGTTCACACTTGCCACAGCCAATGTGCCCATTGGATTTCTAGCCTTCACCTTAAGGCTGATCGACAGAAGGATTGAACAGTCGTTGGGCTATCGCCCCAAGGAGGATACAGTGTACAATGCGAGAATGAGGCAGGGCCGTCAAGAGATGGGACTTGCACCCGCTGAGCTGCATGGCCGAGTGGTGCAGTCCTGGAGGAAAGTGAACGGGCCAAATCTGGCGAAGTGA